One window from the genome of Synechococcus sp. PROS-7-1 encodes:
- a CDS encoding apolipoprotein N-acyltransferase: MGNDRSQILLRALLGGLLAGTGLSLSGLWWMLPALALLWSVALNPVAAALWGGLAVAISHRWLLALHPLTWLGVPELLSLPLAAAVWLGCVLAAALLLSGWSGLVRLLPGRGGALQALVASLVWGLGETLLSRSPLFWIGVGGSVLPADPALGGLARWFGAGGLAALQVFLGWCLCTLLASADRDRKRCRLLGIGVLGLALLHALGVAALVGIDRPDVFSQPLNLALWQPAIPTREKFSAERQSQFPRLLRAALTSAEADGADLLIAPEGTLSLDRENLLVEPVPLISGGFRWVAGRQRSALLLLQGDDATPAAVIDKHRLVPLGEWTPALPGLAGLSAVGGLEPGEASRLWRWGGPPVQVAICYEISNGTALAQAAARGGQWILTAANLDPYPLLLQHQFLALAQLRSVETARPLVSAANTGPTAAINAQGEVTSRLTAMRPGVLTVQVQPSSVVTPYARLREWPLVGLLLIAAATLLRLRSGSVLPPEPRHRRKTPPPGQA; the protein is encoded by the coding sequence ATGGGCAATGACCGATCCCAGATCCTGCTCCGGGCTCTTCTGGGAGGTTTGCTTGCGGGCACCGGTTTGAGCCTGTCGGGGCTTTGGTGGATGTTGCCTGCGCTGGCCTTGCTGTGGTCTGTGGCGTTGAACCCTGTGGCCGCAGCCCTCTGGGGGGGGCTCGCTGTGGCGATTAGCCATCGCTGGCTTCTTGCCCTGCACCCACTCACCTGGTTAGGGGTGCCAGAGCTGCTCAGTCTTCCCCTGGCTGCTGCTGTTTGGCTGGGCTGTGTGCTGGCCGCGGCGTTGTTGTTGAGCGGCTGGAGTGGGTTGGTTCGGCTGCTGCCAGGGCGGGGTGGTGCGTTGCAGGCGCTTGTTGCGTCCCTGGTCTGGGGCCTTGGAGAAACCCTGCTGTCTCGAAGCCCACTGTTCTGGATCGGTGTGGGAGGGAGCGTGTTGCCCGCCGACCCGGCCCTGGGTGGATTGGCGCGCTGGTTTGGCGCCGGAGGTCTGGCGGCTTTGCAAGTGTTTTTGGGCTGGTGCTTGTGCACGCTGCTGGCCAGCGCTGATCGCGACCGCAAGCGTTGTCGGCTGCTGGGGATCGGAGTGCTTGGCTTGGCGCTCCTACACGCTCTCGGTGTTGCGGCACTGGTCGGGATCGATCGTCCCGATGTCTTCAGTCAACCCCTGAACCTGGCTCTCTGGCAGCCCGCGATTCCCACCAGAGAGAAATTCAGTGCTGAGCGTCAGAGTCAGTTCCCCCGACTGCTGCGCGCGGCACTGACCAGCGCTGAAGCTGATGGGGCTGATCTGCTGATCGCCCCGGAGGGAACGTTGTCGCTGGATCGGGAGAACCTGCTGGTGGAGCCTGTCCCTCTGATCAGCGGTGGCTTTCGCTGGGTTGCGGGCCGCCAGCGCAGTGCTCTGTTGTTGCTGCAAGGGGATGATGCAACTCCTGCCGCTGTGATCGACAAGCATCGTCTGGTCCCCCTGGGGGAATGGACTCCGGCCTTGCCAGGCCTTGCGGGGCTTTCCGCAGTGGGTGGTCTCGAACCGGGGGAGGCGTCCAGGCTCTGGCGCTGGGGAGGCCCTCCTGTTCAGGTCGCGATCTGTTACGAGATCTCCAACGGCACGGCCCTCGCCCAGGCGGCGGCAAGAGGGGGGCAATGGATTCTCACCGCGGCCAATCTGGATCCTTATCCCTTGCTGTTGCAGCACCAGTTTCTGGCTCTGGCGCAATTACGCAGTGTGGAGACGGCCCGACCGTTGGTGTCGGCAGCCAATACGGGCCCCACGGCTGCGATCAATGCCCAGGGAGAGGTCACGTCTCGATTGACAGCGATGCGCCCTGGCGTGCTCACCGTGCAGGTGCAGCCCAGCTCCGTTGTGACCCCTTATGCACGACTGCGCGAGTGGCCCCTGGTGGGTCTTTTGTTGATCGCTGCCGCGACGCTGCTCAGGCTGAGGTCTGGATCAGTCCTCCCCCCAGAACCGCGTCACCGTCGTAAAACACCGCCGCCTGGCCAGGCGTGA
- a CDS encoding phasin family protein, with protein sequence MENANPLQQILLRGLGTTTLVADRLRGVTQEWVSSGRLDASQASALVDDVLKALRGETPELEQQMGRNLERNRDNLLQDLGLPSQKEVDELRGRIDRLEQQLRQRERQD encoded by the coding sequence ATGGAGAACGCCAACCCTCTCCAACAGATACTGCTCCGAGGTCTTGGCACCACCACCCTGGTGGCCGACCGCCTGCGTGGCGTCACCCAGGAGTGGGTGAGTAGTGGACGTCTCGACGCCAGCCAAGCCTCGGCTCTGGTAGACGACGTCCTGAAAGCCCTGCGGGGGGAAACCCCTGAACTCGAGCAGCAGATGGGGCGCAATCTGGAGCGCAACCGCGACAATCTTCTGCAGGATCTGGGCCTTCCCAGCCAGAAGGAAGTTGATGAGCTGCGCGGCCGCATCGACCGACTGGAGCAACAACTCCGCCAGCGCGAACGCCAGGACTGA
- a CDS encoding FKBP-type peptidyl-prolyl cis-trans isomerase, which produces MRDILISSAVCVACLMVALVSQIVAPSTVIAASPSTTIQAAAAQTADVQASSAMELDPDETNPTLFAMAPDTNQADASALGGAMSAEKPEITASGLRITDLVVGTGAEASSGQTVVVHYRGTLEDGRQFDASYDRGTPFSFPLGAGRVIKGWDEGVQGMKVGGKRKLVIPPDLGYGTRGAGGVIPPNATLIFEVELLEVKG; this is translated from the coding sequence GTGCGCGACATTCTGATCAGTTCTGCCGTGTGTGTGGCGTGCCTGATGGTGGCGCTGGTGAGTCAGATCGTGGCACCGTCCACTGTGATTGCAGCATCACCCTCCACCACCATTCAGGCCGCCGCCGCTCAGACGGCTGACGTGCAGGCCTCCTCGGCGATGGAACTGGACCCCGACGAGACCAACCCAACCCTCTTTGCTATGGCACCCGACACCAATCAGGCTGATGCGTCCGCTCTCGGAGGTGCAATGAGTGCCGAAAAGCCTGAAATCACAGCCAGCGGTCTGCGGATCACCGATCTCGTGGTGGGGACCGGCGCCGAAGCCTCCTCCGGCCAAACCGTGGTGGTGCATTACCGCGGCACCCTCGAGGACGGCCGTCAGTTCGACGCCAGCTACGACCGCGGGACCCCGTTCAGCTTCCCCCTCGGTGCTGGCCGGGTGATCAAGGGTTGGGACGAAGGTGTTCAAGGAATGAAAGTGGGCGGCAAGCGCAAGCTGGTGATTCCTCCCGATCTGGGATACGGAACCCGTGGAGCCGGTGGTGTCATTCCCCCCAACGCCACCCTGATCTTTGAAGTGGAGTTGCTTGAAGTGAAAGGTTGA
- the mnmA gene encoding tRNA 2-thiouridine(34) synthase MnmA: MPAAFPVTAATPAGAEALDRLRHWPGEHRVAVGLSGGVDSSLTAALLVEAGWKVEGLTLWLMSGKGACCAEGLVDAAGICEQLEIPHHVVDSRDTFQREIVNGLIEGYQAGITPLPCSRCNRAVKFSPMLQWAQEERGLARIATGHYARLRFDETTGRWRLLRGLDARKDQSYFLYDLTQEVLARVVFPLGELTKPDTRLEAARHGLRTAAKPESQDLCLADHHGSMRAFLDAYLPPREGEIVLQDGTVVGEHDGIEHFTIGQRKGLGVAWSEPLHVVRLDAAMNRVVVATRDQAGRSHCVVGAINWVSIAPPPPGQRQKVHVQVRYRSAPVPAQLTTMDAEAADAAADRPHRCTLDFDEPQFSITPGQAAVFYDGDAVLGGGLIQTSA; this comes from the coding sequence ATGCCGGCCGCGTTTCCAGTTACCGCCGCCACACCCGCCGGAGCGGAAGCCCTGGATCGCTTGCGCCACTGGCCCGGAGAGCATCGTGTTGCCGTGGGGCTTTCCGGTGGTGTGGACAGCTCTCTCACCGCAGCCTTACTGGTTGAGGCCGGCTGGAAGGTGGAAGGCCTCACCCTTTGGTTGATGAGCGGGAAGGGAGCCTGCTGCGCAGAGGGACTGGTGGACGCCGCTGGGATCTGCGAGCAACTCGAGATTCCTCATCACGTTGTGGATTCACGCGACACCTTCCAGCGCGAGATCGTGAATGGCCTGATTGAGGGCTACCAGGCCGGCATCACACCCTTGCCCTGTTCGCGTTGCAACCGGGCCGTGAAGTTCTCGCCCATGCTGCAGTGGGCCCAGGAAGAACGCGGTCTCGCCCGGATTGCCACCGGCCATTACGCCCGACTCCGTTTTGACGAGACCACGGGCCGATGGCGCCTGTTGCGCGGCCTTGATGCGCGCAAAGACCAGAGCTACTTCCTCTACGACCTCACCCAGGAGGTGCTCGCCCGCGTGGTGTTCCCCCTTGGAGAACTCACCAAGCCCGACACCCGATTGGAGGCCGCTCGCCATGGACTGCGCACGGCGGCCAAACCGGAAAGCCAAGACCTCTGCCTCGCCGATCACCATGGATCCATGCGCGCCTTTCTGGATGCTTACCTGCCTCCGCGGGAAGGGGAAATCGTTCTTCAAGATGGAACGGTCGTGGGAGAACACGACGGCATCGAGCACTTCACCATCGGGCAGCGCAAGGGACTGGGCGTCGCCTGGAGCGAGCCCCTGCACGTGGTGCGCCTGGATGCCGCGATGAACCGGGTCGTCGTCGCCACGCGCGATCAGGCGGGTCGCAGCCATTGCGTTGTGGGCGCCATCAACTGGGTCTCAATCGCTCCACCGCCACCAGGGCAGCGTCAAAAGGTGCACGTGCAGGTGCGCTACCGCAGCGCTCCTGTTCCCGCCCAACTCACCACCATGGACGCGGAGGCAGCGGATGCTGCGGCCGACCGCCCCCACCGCTGCACACTTGACTTTGACGAACCCCAGTTTTCGATCACGCCTGGCCAGGCGGCGGTGTTTTACGACGGTGACGCGGTTCTGGGGGGAGGACTGATCCAGACCTCAGCCTGA
- a CDS encoding superoxide dismutase, translating into MAHTLPALPYALDALEPHISRSTLEFHHGKHHNGYVTNLNKAIEGTDLDGKSLEEVISAVSGDSSKAGVFNNAAQVWNHSFYWQCMKPGGGGQPSGALLDKINADFGSYDAFVEQFKAAGATQFGSGWAWLIIENGTLKITKTANADLPLAHGQKALLTMDVWEHAYYLDYQNRRPDYISTYLDKLVNWDFVAANLAAA; encoded by the coding sequence ATGGCCCATACCCTCCCTGCGCTGCCCTACGCCCTCGATGCACTGGAGCCCCACATTTCCCGCTCCACGCTCGAGTTTCACCACGGCAAGCACCACAACGGCTACGTCACCAACCTGAACAAGGCGATCGAGGGCACAGATCTCGATGGCAAAAGCCTGGAAGAGGTGATTTCCGCTGTTTCCGGTGATTCCAGCAAGGCCGGCGTGTTCAACAACGCAGCTCAGGTCTGGAACCACAGCTTCTACTGGCAGTGCATGAAGCCCGGTGGTGGTGGTCAGCCCAGCGGAGCCCTTCTGGACAAGATCAACGCCGACTTCGGCAGCTACGACGCCTTCGTAGAGCAGTTCAAGGCTGCAGGCGCCACCCAGTTCGGCAGCGGCTGGGCCTGGCTGATCATCGAGAACGGCACTCTGAAGATCACCAAAACCGCCAACGCTGATCTCCCCCTCGCCCACGGTCAGAAGGCTCTTCTCACCATGGACGTATGGGAGCACGCCTACTACCTCGACTATCAGAACCGCCGCCCCGATTACATCAGCACCTATCTCGACAAGCTGGTGAATTGGGACTTCGTGGCCGCCAACCTGGCAGCTGCCTGA
- a CDS encoding NAD(P)H-hydrate dehydratase, translating into MPWPAVDADHLLVRSDQMLELEQQWLASGLPVAALMETVGQRMAEWCLQRPARLAQGVLVLVGPGHNGGDGLVLGRKLLESGITVRVWAPLPLRQSLTREHWRHLLWLGVDVQESEPDPADPALWIDALFGLGQTRPLPDPVAQLLQQRQLYAPGQLISLDCPAGLDSDSGAPLGAAVAVASDTLTVAFIKQGLVQDAALPSAGIVHRIDPGVPPGLMASLVSPPVLQVGAPDLKTLPVPDERGTAMKYERGRLLLIAGSERYRGAAHLAVRGALASGAGSVRAALPKAVDQQLWQWAPEVVSEPALECDASGALLWGPALQQSDLSRLDAVLLGPGLGLMEGVWRGWAEPLLTFRGLLVLDADALNQLSGEVDGWRWFLKRMGPTWITPHPQEFERLFPCCDQHSPLERAATAAERSGVVVLLKGAHSVIADPSGSVRQLVGTDRQVARTGFGDLLAGLAGGWGARLQAAAGPVDGAGLAAAGLLHAQAACRCSRGSGALTIADQLMQLVRSLTQLSDELK; encoded by the coding sequence ATGCCTTGGCCAGCTGTCGATGCTGATCATCTGCTGGTTCGCAGTGATCAGATGCTGGAGCTGGAGCAGCAGTGGCTGGCCAGCGGGCTGCCCGTCGCTGCCTTGATGGAAACGGTCGGCCAGAGGATGGCGGAGTGGTGTCTGCAGCGTCCCGCTCGTCTGGCCCAAGGGGTTTTGGTGCTTGTGGGGCCTGGCCATAACGGAGGCGATGGCCTGGTTCTGGGCCGAAAGTTGCTGGAGAGCGGCATCACCGTGCGTGTTTGGGCCCCGTTGCCTCTGCGGCAGTCCCTCACCCGCGAACACTGGCGGCACTTGCTCTGGCTGGGGGTGGATGTGCAGGAGTCCGAGCCTGACCCCGCTGATCCAGCCCTGTGGATTGATGCGCTGTTTGGTCTCGGCCAGACGCGACCCCTGCCTGATCCGGTGGCGCAGCTGTTGCAGCAGCGTCAGCTCTACGCACCCGGACAGTTGATCAGCCTGGATTGCCCAGCCGGTCTGGACAGTGATTCAGGCGCTCCATTGGGAGCCGCGGTCGCCGTGGCCTCCGACACCCTTACCGTGGCTTTCATCAAGCAGGGACTGGTTCAGGACGCGGCTCTGCCCTCGGCTGGCATCGTGCATCGCATCGATCCAGGGGTACCACCAGGGCTGATGGCTTCCCTGGTGTCTCCCCCCGTGCTTCAGGTGGGGGCCCCAGACCTCAAGACCCTGCCGGTCCCTGATGAGAGAGGTACTGCGATGAAGTATGAGCGTGGACGCTTGCTGCTCATCGCTGGCAGCGAGCGTTATCGCGGTGCGGCTCACCTTGCGGTGCGAGGAGCCTTGGCCAGTGGTGCCGGCAGTGTGCGGGCCGCTCTCCCGAAAGCGGTGGATCAACAGCTCTGGCAATGGGCCCCGGAAGTGGTTTCAGAGCCTGCACTGGAGTGCGATGCCAGTGGTGCACTGCTGTGGGGTCCTGCTTTGCAGCAAAGCGATCTCAGTCGCTTGGATGCCGTGCTGCTGGGGCCCGGTCTGGGATTGATGGAAGGGGTCTGGCGAGGCTGGGCTGAACCTTTGTTGACCTTCCGGGGCCTTTTGGTGCTTGATGCCGATGCTCTCAATCAACTGTCCGGGGAGGTTGATGGCTGGCGCTGGTTCCTGAAGCGGATGGGACCCACTTGGATCACCCCCCACCCCCAGGAATTTGAACGTCTTTTCCCCTGCTGCGATCAGCACTCTCCGCTGGAGCGCGCTGCCACCGCTGCGGAGCGCAGCGGTGTGGTGGTGTTGCTGAAGGGTGCACATAGCGTGATCGCGGACCCTTCGGGATCTGTGCGTCAGTTGGTGGGTACGGATCGCCAGGTCGCTCGCACCGGGTTCGGGGATCTGTTGGCAGGTCTGGCCGGGGGCTGGGGAGCACGACTGCAGGCTGCCGCTGGCCCTGTGGATGGGGCGGGCCTGGCAGCGGCGGGATTGCTGCATGCTCAGGCCGCGTGCCGCTGCAGCCGTGGCAGTGGGGCTCTCACCATCGCTGATCAACTCATGCAATTGGTGCGATCACTGACACAATTGAGTGATGAGCTGAAGTAA